From Candidatus Doudnabacteria bacterium, a single genomic window includes:
- a CDS encoding helix-turn-helix domain-containing protein, which translates to MDLLLKQLIDFGLSDKEAKIYLALLKLEAATVFEVAKQSGINRSSAYVVLEALKKKGLVGVSDDKKVRRYVAASPETLLYAAKSTAKKQENIKSGIESILPELKALHKDTKRKPKVKVFEGENGAREVYLDPFRTKTKEFRTFANPINIFKRVPDLMQEYDKETEGSGGIKMYFINPATKELLELYKHISPPKHAEISLIPEDKFKFSSDMGIYGDKVSLVSPKDNFGIIIESKEIADMLKNSFDLAWEEAKRLNKKIKKS; encoded by the coding sequence ATGGATTTATTGCTTAAACAACTCATAGATTTCGGCCTTTCCGACAAAGAGGCGAAGATATACCTCGCTTTGCTTAAACTGGAAGCGGCAACAGTGTTTGAGGTAGCGAAGCAATCGGGGATCAATCGAAGTTCGGCTTATGTTGTCTTGGAAGCCTTGAAGAAAAAAGGCCTGGTCGGGGTTTCAGACGATAAAAAGGTCCGCAGGTACGTCGCAGCTTCTCCGGAAACCTTGCTTTACGCGGCAAAAAGCACCGCCAAAAAACAGGAAAATATAAAATCCGGAATAGAATCAATTCTTCCTGAACTGAAAGCCTTACACAAAGATACAAAACGAAAACCAAAAGTGAAAGTGTTCGAAGGTGAAAATGGCGCAAGAGAAGTATATTTGGATCCTTTTCGAACAAAGACTAAAGAATTTAGAACTTTTGCAAATCCAATAAATATATTCAAGCGCGTTCCTGATCTGATGCAAGAGTATGATAAAGAAACAGAGGGAAGTGGTGGAATCAAAATGTATTTCATAAATCCTGCAACCAAAGAACTGTTGGAGTTATATAAACATATATCACCTCCTAAACATGCTGAAATTTCTTTAATTCCGGAAGACAAATTCAAATTCTCGTCTGATATGGGGATATATGGCGACAAAGTCTCTCTTGTTTCTCCAAAAGATAATTTTGGGATTATCATTGAGAGTAAAGAGATTGCCGATATGCTTAAAAATAGTTTTGATCTGGCGTGGGAAGAAGCGAAAAGATTAAATAAAAAAATAAAGAAGTCTTAG
- a CDS encoding response regulator has translation MAEKQTKVLVVEDDVTMREIMVHKLSTSGFAVVEAADGKSAIANWKKEKPDIVLLDLMLPEMDGFQILEVIRKDPDPVVAGTSVIVLSNLFGKEEIQKAKELNIDDYMVKAYYTTEEIVTRLKETLAKKAAKKV, from the coding sequence ATGGCCGAAAAACAAACTAAAGTCCTGGTTGTCGAAGATGACGTGACCATGCGCGAGATCATGGTTCATAAGCTGTCCACCTCGGGTTTCGCCGTTGTCGAAGCCGCTGACGGCAAATCTGCGATAGCAAACTGGAAAAAGGAAAAACCCGATATCGTGCTTTTGGACCTGATGCTGCCGGAGATGGACGGGTTCCAGATCCTGGAAGTTATCCGGAAAGATCCCGACCCGGTTGTTGCCGGAACTTCAGTCATCGTTCTGAGCAACCTCTTCGGCAAAGAAGAGATCCAAAAAGCCAAAGAATTGAATATAGATGACTATATGGTCAAAGCTTACTATACCACTGAAGAAATTGTGACCAGACTGAAGGAAACACTGGCGAAAAAAGCGGCAAAAAAAGTATAA
- a CDS encoding Glu/Leu/Phe/Val dehydrogenase dimerization domain-containing protein → MPVKEAKKPKLIVDLSKSSKLKGFIVIYNDNLGPALGGTRIVDYKSTKEALIDAKRLARAMTYKSAVAGLPFGGGKGVIVKQPGMSKKETLKEYALQVHKLKGKFHTGEDVGLNEADVQYMLKFSPYFVGKTGMAGDPSQFAALSAFKTLKIALKFLYKSDKIAGRTFAVKGVGNTGSSLTKLLSKAGGKVFVFDPDIKKVKKLVRSTKNVFAAKDDIAELKVDVFCPCALGNDITKKNVNKIQAKIICGTANNQLESPEIADILFKRGILKVPDYIANAGGVIDVADELLPGGYDKKRVLRKIDSMKKILLFVLNQSKKTKKSPIRISDAMAERSFLGKKESYNVYNR, encoded by the coding sequence ATGCCTGTAAAAGAGGCCAAAAAGCCCAAACTTATTGTTGATTTAAGTAAAAGTTCCAAGTTAAAAGGCTTTATTGTCATTTACAATGATAATCTAGGCCCGGCACTGGGAGGAACCAGGATCGTTGACTACAAGTCAACCAAGGAAGCTTTGATTGATGCTAAGAGATTAGCAAGAGCTATGACATATAAATCAGCTGTGGCCGGCCTGCCATTCGGCGGCGGCAAGGGTGTGATAGTCAAGCAACCGGGGATGAGTAAAAAAGAAACACTCAAAGAATACGCATTACAGGTTCATAAACTGAAAGGAAAATTTCATACTGGCGAAGATGTGGGTTTGAATGAAGCAGATGTCCAGTATATGCTGAAATTCAGCCCTTACTTCGTAGGGAAAACTGGCATGGCTGGAGATCCTTCTCAGTTTGCCGCGTTAAGCGCATTCAAAACCCTGAAGATTGCTTTAAAGTTTTTATACAAAAGCGATAAAATTGCCGGCCGGACATTTGCGGTCAAAGGAGTCGGCAATACCGGATCTTCTTTGACCAAGCTTTTATCAAAGGCCGGGGGCAAGGTTTTTGTTTTTGATCCGGACATAAAGAAAGTAAAAAAACTTGTCCGCTCAACAAAAAATGTTTTTGCAGCGAAAGACGATATAGCTGAATTAAAGGTCGATGTTTTTTGTCCTTGTGCTTTGGGCAATGATATTACAAAAAAGAACGTGAACAAGATCCAAGCCAAAATTATTTGCGGAACGGCGAATAATCAGCTGGAATCTCCTGAAATTGCCGATATTTTGTTTAAGCGCGGAATTTTGAAAGTACCGGATTATATCGCCAATGCCGGAGGGGTCATTGATGTTGCCGATGAACTATTGCCGGGCGGGTATGACAAAAAACGGGTCTTGCGCAAGATCGACAGTATGAAGAAAATTTTGCTTTTTGTCTTAAATCAGTCAAAAAAGACCAAGAAAAGTCCCATCAGAATATCCGATGCCATGGCAGAAAGATCTTTTCTCGGGAAGAAAGAGAGCTACAATGTCTATAACAGGTGA
- a CDS encoding ThiF family adenylyltransferase, producing the protein MDKELEKLIGDKNNPAESKPKIFSLAKESGRDELKQLFAQNRIQTTVDDFRQQHQELFAINNPAKVYTPDFEKEFGEYYDQLSKKQPMAEQGNWVYFPWLATVVHLLEDVDFQRVRTARNRNLISEEEQKKFYNSTIGIGGLSVGNSVILAIVLQGGAKHLRLADFDNLALSNLNRIRSGVESLGLRKVEMTARQIYALNPYAEVELFAEGLTTDNLDKFFAGPPKLDLVIDELDNIAVKYLIREQAKKHGVPLVMGADNGDNAVVDVERYDLDPNTPFFHGRLGDVNYEQLTKLDKFGIGRTITQHIGPENVTDKMQNSLMEMGKTIVSWPQLGGAALLNGSAVAYSVRRILNGQPLEQNRALISLDEKLDPEYNTPQAQEKRNKLTEDFKKIMKL; encoded by the coding sequence ATGGACAAAGAATTAGAAAAATTGATCGGAGATAAAAACAATCCGGCTGAATCGAAGCCTAAGATTTTTAGTTTGGCTAAAGAGTCAGGCAGAGATGAATTGAAACAGCTTTTTGCGCAGAATAGGATACAAACCACGGTTGACGATTTCCGCCAGCAGCATCAGGAACTTTTCGCCATAAATAATCCGGCGAAAGTTTACACTCCGGATTTTGAAAAGGAATTCGGCGAATACTACGACCAACTGAGTAAAAAACAGCCGATGGCCGAACAGGGCAACTGGGTTTATTTTCCGTGGCTTGCGACGGTTGTGCATCTGCTAGAAGATGTTGATTTTCAGCGGGTCCGCACGGCAAGAAACAGAAACCTGATCAGTGAAGAGGAACAAAAAAAGTTTTACAATTCCACCATCGGGATCGGCGGATTGAGTGTGGGAAATAGCGTCATTTTGGCCATTGTCCTGCAGGGCGGGGCAAAACATTTACGGCTGGCGGACTTTGATAATTTGGCTTTGTCCAATCTTAACCGCATCCGCAGCGGGGTGGAAAGTTTAGGGCTTAGAAAAGTCGAGATGACGGCACGGCAAATTTATGCCCTCAACCCATATGCTGAAGTCGAATTATTTGCGGAAGGGCTTACAACGGACAACCTCGATAAGTTTTTTGCAGGGCCGCCCAAACTCGATTTGGTCATCGATGAATTGGATAATATTGCGGTCAAATATTTGATCCGCGAGCAGGCAAAAAAGCACGGCGTACCGCTCGTAATGGGCGCCGATAACGGGGACAATGCGGTCGTGGATGTGGAACGCTATGATCTTGATCCGAACACGCCGTTCTTCCACGGTAGACTGGGGGATGTGAATTATGAGCAGCTGACCAAGCTGGACAAATTTGGCATCGGGAGAACCATCACCCAGCACATCGGTCCGGAGAATGTTACTGATAAAATGCAGAATTCTCTGATGGAAATGGGTAAAACGATCGTTTCTTGGCCGCAACTCGGCGGCGCGGCGCTCTTAAACGGTTCTGCCGTTGCATACAGCGTCAGAAGAATTCTGAACGGCCAGCCATTGGAACAAAACCGCGCGCTGATATCGCTGGATGAAAAATTGGATCCGGAATATAACACACCTCAAGCCCAAGAAAAACGAAACAAACTGACGGAAGACTTCAAAAAGATAATGAAGTTATAA
- a CDS encoding ATP-binding protein, with the protein MNFLANLSIIPVGIAVSAIGILGFVIFFNNRNSITNRTFLWFSLIAILWNTTSYLSYQFTSTVLILWLLRIQLFFAVWYCFFLFRFFYVFPNEKIIFSKIHKFIIIPFVALTSLVTLSPLAITEVNRASNQGKSGDVIGLGMILFGVTVVSLIASGIVVFFEKRKRKKGKERTPYNYILIGTIITFSLYIVFNFVFPVFLQNVRYISYGAIFSFPFIAFTSYAIIRHRFLDVKVISTEILVFVLSAVTLIEILTSQSIPVVLVRILEFFLVLVIGILLIRSVVREVKQREQLEILDKQLEAANQQLKILDQARAEFITIASHQLRTPPATIKWYLAAILDGDYGKFDESVKQELRKTASTNNSMIALIDDLLNASRIERGKMEFVFVPTNLTEITQITVDQLLPQAEMRKLKLVFEKPKVDLPIISADKEKLRQVINNLIDNAIKYTTEGTIEVTLSQTKTDVILKVTDSGRGVAPGQLGEIFKKYERGASPARNSSGLGLGLYVAKVIIDQHKGKIWVESKGEGKGSSFIFSLPIKAQLTDSEFDLAKGQATPPGKT; encoded by the coding sequence ATGAATTTTTTGGCAAATTTAAGCATAATTCCCGTAGGAATCGCAGTATCTGCTATTGGAATTTTGGGTTTTGTCATTTTTTTCAATAACCGCAATAGCATTACCAATCGAACTTTTCTTTGGTTTTCGTTGATTGCTATCTTATGGAACACGACAAGTTATTTATCTTACCAATTTACTTCAACGGTTCTGATTTTGTGGCTGCTGAGAATTCAACTATTTTTTGCGGTTTGGTATTGTTTCTTTTTATTTAGATTTTTCTATGTTTTTCCCAATGAAAAAATAATTTTTTCAAAAATACATAAATTTATAATTATTCCATTTGTAGCTTTGACTTCCTTAGTGACACTAAGTCCATTAGCAATAACGGAAGTGAACAGAGCTTCCAATCAAGGTAAATCCGGTGATGTGATCGGATTAGGAATGATCTTATTTGGCGTTACAGTCGTTTCTTTGATCGCAAGCGGCATTGTGGTTTTTTTCGAAAAAAGGAAAAGGAAGAAAGGAAAAGAAAGAACCCCGTATAATTATATTTTGATCGGAACGATCATAACTTTTTCTTTATACATTGTGTTCAATTTCGTTTTCCCGGTTTTTTTACAAAACGTTCGGTATATTTCATATGGAGCGATTTTCAGTTTTCCTTTTATTGCCTTCACAAGTTATGCGATTATTCGGCATAGGTTCCTGGATGTAAAAGTCATTTCCACGGAAATTTTGGTTTTTGTTCTGTCTGCAGTGACTCTGATTGAAATTCTCACTTCCCAGAGTATTCCCGTGGTATTAGTAAGAATCTTGGAGTTTTTCCTGGTTTTGGTAATCGGAATCCTGCTTATCAGAAGTGTTGTGCGGGAAGTAAAACAGCGCGAACAGTTGGAAATTTTAGACAAACAACTCGAGGCTGCAAATCAACAGCTTAAAATCCTGGACCAAGCCAGAGCCGAGTTTATCACCATCGCCAGCCATCAGCTGCGCACGCCGCCTGCGACCATCAAATGGTATCTGGCCGCGATCCTCGACGGCGATTACGGCAAATTTGACGAATCGGTGAAACAAGAGCTGCGCAAAACGGCCTCCACTAATAATTCCATGATCGCCTTGATCGATGACCTTCTGAACGCTTCGCGCATTGAACGGGGTAAAATGGAATTTGTTTTCGTACCCACGAATCTGACTGAAATTACGCAGATCACGGTGGACCAGCTTTTGCCTCAGGCGGAAATGAGAAAGTTGAAATTAGTTTTTGAAAAGCCGAAAGTTGACTTGCCGATCATCTCGGCGGACAAGGAAAAACTGCGCCAGGTCATCAATAACCTCATCGATAATGCCATCAAATATACAACAGAGGGGACGATCGAAGTAACTTTGTCTCAAACCAAAACGGATGTCATCCTGAAGGTCACGGATTCGGGCCGGGGAGTGGCGCCCGGACAGCTGGGCGAGATATTCAAGAAATACGAGCGGGGCGCGAGTCCGGCCAGAAATTCTTCCGGCTTGGGGCTGGGGCTATACGTAGCCAAAGTCATTATTGATCAGCATAAGGGCAAAATTTGGGTTGAGTCAAAAGGAGAAGGAAAAGGATCAAGCTTTATTTTTTCCCTCCCGATCAAAGCGCAGCTGACGGACAGCGAATTTGATCTGGCCAAGGGACAGGCAACCCCGCCCGGTAAAACATGA
- the cyoA gene encoding ubiquinol oxidase subunit II, which translates to MKTKTKIAAIILPAVLLFFLLFLLAGHSNWSLLNPKGPIAQQERNLMVVGISLMLIVVVPVFILLFTFAFKYREGNKAKYAPNQRHSTKFQLLLWAIPTVIILILAVINWKSTHQLDPFKPLISNVKPITIQVVSLPWKWLFIYPEQNIATVNFVEFPQTTPVNFQLTSDAAMNSFWIPQLGGQMYAMAGMSTQLHLMASAPGSFAGSAAEISGQGFSGMKFTAKAVTNSDFDSWVKSVQARRTPLGLAEYNKLAAPSSNNPPAFYSSTDKNLYNNIIMKYMMPTQGIQ; encoded by the coding sequence ATGAAAACTAAAACCAAAATCGCTGCTATCATTCTGCCGGCAGTTTTGCTGTTTTTTTTGCTGTTTCTGCTTGCAGGGCACAGTAATTGGTCACTGCTGAATCCGAAAGGACCAATTGCCCAACAGGAGCGCAATCTGATGGTTGTTGGCATATCGCTCATGCTTATCGTAGTCGTGCCGGTGTTCATTTTGTTGTTTACTTTTGCCTTCAAATATCGGGAAGGGAACAAAGCCAAATACGCCCCCAACCAGCGCCACAGCACGAAATTTCAATTATTGTTGTGGGCGATCCCAACGGTGATCATTCTGATTTTGGCAGTGATCAACTGGAAAAGCACGCACCAGTTAGACCCTTTCAAACCTCTTATCTCGAACGTAAAACCGATTACGATCCAGGTCGTATCTTTGCCGTGGAAATGGCTGTTTATTTATCCGGAGCAAAATATCGCAACGGTTAACTTTGTGGAGTTCCCACAGACCACGCCCGTTAATTTTCAATTGACTTCCGATGCCGCGATGAATTCATTCTGGATCCCACAGCTTGGCGGGCAGATGTACGCGATGGCCGGAATGAGCACGCAACTGCACCTTATGGCTTCCGCGCCCGGCTCTTTTGCCGGTTCGGCTGCGGAGATAAGCGGGCAAGGTTTCTCAGGGATGAAATTTACGGCCAAGGCAGTTACAAACTCTGACTTTGACAGTTGGGTTAAGTCAGTTCAGGCTAGGCGCACCCCATTGGGCCTTGCGGAATACAATAAATTAGCCGCACCGAGTTCAAACAACCCGCCGGCTTTTTATTCCTCCACGGACAAAAATTTATATAATAATATAATCATGAAATACATGATGCCCACGCAGGGGATCCAATGA
- a CDS encoding cbb3-type cytochrome c oxidase subunit I — protein MSILFGKLTLAALPHEWFTIAGTIFITIMGIAVVAFLTHKKLWKWLWKEWLTSTDPKKIGIMYIIVASLMLFRGAIDAGMIWLQQSLSVGVSNGYISPNHFQQIFTAHGDIMIFFVTMGFLAGLWNLILPLQIGSRDVAFPFLNTLSLWLYIAGAIFVNLFFVLGGEFAATGWLALPPLSELQFSPGVGVDYWIWSLQISGLGTLLGGINFLVTILKMRAPGMTLMKMPMFVWTSLCSMVLVVSIFPILAATIALLTLDRFMGMHFFTTSFGGNPMMYISLIWSWGHPEVYVLILPAYGIYSEIVATFSQKRLSGYGSVVAGSIGITLLALLVWLHHFFTMGAGADVNAFFGIMTMFITVPTAALVFNWLATMYKGRIRFFTPMDWFVGFVFTFTLGGMAGVLMGIPGVDFQVHNTLYLVAHFHTMIIGGALFGIFAGITYWFPKATGFTLNERLGRYAFWCWIIGFFASFVPLYILGFMGATRRLDHYEASTGWQPLFIVAGVGLIIIACGALFQVLQIIVSIKQRKQNIDKTGDPWNGRTLEWAIPSPPPVYNFAIIPKVTERDQFWADKASKQTAKQVYEDIHMPKNTALGIYTSGFIFLFGFAMVWHIVWLAIVGLLGAISCVIIRSFDEDTEYVIPADEVAKMEAERKSFYG, from the coding sequence ATGAGCATATTATTCGGAAAACTGACCCTTGCCGCTTTGCCGCACGAATGGTTCACCATCGCCGGAACTATTTTTATCACCATTATGGGCATAGCCGTTGTGGCTTTTTTAACGCACAAAAAGCTTTGGAAATGGCTTTGGAAGGAGTGGCTGACATCAACTGACCCGAAAAAGATCGGGATCATGTATATTATTGTCGCTTCGCTTATGCTGTTTCGCGGCGCCATTGATGCCGGAATGATATGGCTGCAGCAGTCGCTTTCTGTCGGGGTTTCTAACGGGTATATTTCTCCCAATCACTTTCAGCAGATCTTTACGGCACACGGCGATATTATGATCTTTTTCGTTACGATGGGATTTCTGGCGGGGCTTTGGAATCTGATCCTGCCGTTGCAGATCGGCAGCAGGGACGTGGCTTTTCCGTTTTTAAATACTTTAAGCTTATGGCTGTATATTGCGGGAGCGATCTTTGTTAACCTGTTTTTTGTCCTGGGAGGGGAGTTCGCCGCAACCGGCTGGCTCGCGCTGCCGCCATTATCCGAACTCCAGTTCAGCCCCGGGGTCGGGGTTGACTATTGGATATGGAGCCTGCAGATATCGGGCTTGGGGACATTGCTTGGAGGCATTAATTTTCTCGTGACCATCCTCAAGATGCGAGCGCCCGGAATGACCTTGATGAAAATGCCGATGTTCGTGTGGACTTCCCTCTGCAGCATGGTGCTTGTTGTTTCTATTTTCCCGATCCTGGCCGCAACGATCGCGCTTCTGACGCTGGACCGATTCATGGGTATGCATTTTTTTACTACTTCGTTTGGCGGCAACCCGATGATGTACATTAGCCTTATCTGGTCATGGGGGCACCCGGAAGTATATGTTCTTATCCTCCCTGCTTACGGCATCTATTCAGAAATAGTCGCAACGTTCAGCCAAAAACGCCTATCCGGATACGGTTCGGTAGTTGCCGGCTCGATCGGCATCACGCTTTTGGCCCTGCTGGTGTGGCTGCATCATTTCTTTACCATGGGCGCCGGCGCGGATGTCAACGCGTTCTTCGGCATCATGACCATGTTCATCACGGTGCCCACGGCTGCGCTGGTTTTCAACTGGCTTGCCACTATGTACAAAGGCCGCATCCGATTTTTCACGCCTATGGATTGGTTTGTGGGATTCGTTTTCACATTCACTTTGGGCGGCATGGCCGGAGTGCTGATGGGGATCCCGGGAGTGGATTTTCAGGTGCATAACACTTTGTATCTAGTGGCGCATTTCCACACTATGATCATTGGTGGTGCATTGTTCGGGATCTTTGCTGGCATTACTTATTGGTTTCCCAAGGCCACAGGGTTTACCCTGAATGAACGGCTCGGCAGATATGCGTTTTGGTGCTGGATCATAGGATTTTTTGCGTCGTTTGTCCCGCTGTATATTTTAGGATTCATGGGCGCCACCAGAAGGCTCGACCACTATGAGGCATCTACCGGCTGGCAGCCGTTGTTCATTGTTGCGGGAGTTGGCCTGATCATCATTGCGTGCGGCGCGCTCTTCCAAGTATTGCAAATAATCGTCAGCATCAAGCAGAGAAAACAGAACATTGATAAGACCGGAGATCCGTGGAACGGCAGAACGCTTGAGTGGGCGATTCCATCGCCGCCGCCTGTATATAATTTTGCGATCATACCCAAAGTTACAGAGCGCGATCAGTTCTGGGCGGATAAAGCATCCAAGCAAACGGCCAAACAGGTTTACGAAGATATTCATATGCCCAAAAATACCGCGCTGGGAATATATACTTCCGGATTCATCTTCTTGTTCGGGTTTGCCATGGTCTGGCATATTGTTTGGCTGGCAATAGTTGGCCTTCTCGGTGCGATAAGCTGCGTCATCATCAGATCGTTCGATGAAGACACCGAATATGTCATCCCGGCTGACGAAGTTGCGAAAATGGAAGCCGAAAGGAAAAGCTTTTATGGATGA
- the cyoC gene encoding cytochrome o ubiquinol oxidase subunit III, with product MDEHEKNDKLKLGFWVYLMTDLIMFAVLFAAFAVLRGNTFGGASAKELLSLPGALANTLILLTSSFTCGLAILAVAKKDKIGTQISLGVTFVLGLTFLILELNEFSKLVADGNSWQRSAFLSSFFTLVGTHGLHITVGLLCIIISMIMIWRRGLTPSISGKLVRLSLFWHFLDVVWIFIFTIVYLMGTIK from the coding sequence ATGGATGAACACGAAAAAAACGATAAACTTAAATTAGGATTCTGGGTCTATCTGATGACTGACCTGATAATGTTTGCGGTCCTGTTTGCGGCTTTCGCAGTGCTCCGGGGCAATACTTTTGGTGGGGCTTCGGCAAAAGAGCTTCTCAGCTTGCCGGGAGCTTTAGCAAATACCCTGATCCTGCTAACCAGCAGTTTTACCTGCGGACTGGCGATCCTCGCAGTTGCTAAAAAAGACAAGATCGGCACACAGATCAGTTTAGGAGTGACGTTTGTACTCGGGCTCACATTCCTTATCCTGGAATTAAATGAATTTTCAAAGCTGGTGGCCGATGGCAATAGCTGGCAGAGAAGCGCATTTCTATCTTCCTTTTTTACTCTAGTCGGCACGCACGGATTGCACATTACCGTGGGGCTGTTATGCATCATTATTTCCATGATAATGATCTGGCGCCGCGGCCTTACTCCTTCCATTTCCGGCAAACTCGTGCGCCTAAGCCTGTTCTGGCATTTTTTGGATGTTGTCTGGATTTTTATTTTTACGATAGTTTATCTGATGGGGACTATAAAATGA
- the cyoD gene encoding cytochrome o ubiquinol oxidase subunit IV: protein MNNATFKSYFLGFVLSAALTLTAFIAVIRHLLPASNLIFVIMGLALIQLWVQLVFFLHLDYEKGPRWNLAIFISTIGIILIVVVGTLWIMKNLNYNMTPAQVDKYIQDQAGGF, encoded by the coding sequence ATGAACAACGCGACATTCAAGTCATATTTTCTGGGGTTCGTATTGTCAGCCGCCTTGACCCTGACGGCTTTTATCGCGGTCATCAGGCATTTACTTCCCGCATCGAATTTGATTTTTGTGATCATGGGACTTGCCCTGATCCAGCTTTGGGTCCAATTGGTATTTTTCCTGCATCTGGACTACGAGAAGGGGCCGCGGTGGAATTTGGCGATCTTTATCTCCACGATCGGAATTATCCTTATCGTTGTCGTAGGAACGCTTTGGATAATGAAGAATCTTAATTACAATATGACGCCTGCGCAAGTCGACAAATATATCCAGGACCAGGCAGGCGGATTCTAG
- the cyoE gene encoding heme o synthase: MFKIYYQLTKPGIIYGNAITTIAGFFLASRGHMNWRLLLATLVGLSLVIASACVFNNLYDRDIDRKMERTRSRALVTGSISKTNAIIFGIVLIFLGAFVLRFHTNTRALLAALFGFFVYVFAYTPLKHRSVHATLVGAIAGAVPPVVGYTAVTNRFDLAALLLFLILVAWQMPHFYAIAIRRLDEYRSAGIPVLPVQKGIAVTKINILLYIVAFIIATTLLTLFGFAGYIYLVVMLLFGLIWLTVCIQGFRANNNDSVWARNMFKFSLVVLLVFSVAISINAII; encoded by the coding sequence ATGTTCAAAATTTATTATCAGCTCACCAAACCGGGAATTATCTATGGCAACGCGATCACGACTATCGCCGGATTTTTTTTGGCGTCAAGAGGACACATGAATTGGCGGCTGCTTTTGGCAACTTTGGTTGGATTATCTTTGGTCATTGCCTCGGCTTGCGTGTTCAACAATTTATACGATCGCGACATTGACAGAAAAATGGAACGCACCCGCAGCCGCGCGTTGGTCACAGGGTCGATATCAAAAACAAATGCCATAATATTTGGCATTGTTCTGATTTTTTTGGGAGCATTTGTTCTTCGCTTTCATACGAACACGCGGGCTTTGCTCGCGGCGCTGTTTGGATTTTTCGTCTATGTATTTGCATATACGCCGCTCAAGCACCGGTCAGTCCATGCCACTCTTGTGGGCGCTATTGCCGGTGCGGTGCCGCCTGTGGTGGGATACACGGCGGTAACAAACCGATTTGATCTTGCGGCCTTGCTTTTGTTCTTGATCTTAGTTGCCTGGCAGATGCCGCATTTTTATGCGATAGCTATCCGCCGGCTTGATGAATACCGATCAGCCGGGATCCCGGTCCTGCCGGTGCAAAAGGGGATTGCGGTTACCAAGATAAACATCTTGCTTTATATCGTGGCCTTTATTATTGCGACCACATTACTAACCTTGTTCGGATTTGCAGGATATATTTATCTTGTTGTTATGCTTTTATTTGGGCTGATATGGCTGACAGTTTGTATTCAAGGTTTTAGGGCCAACAACAATGATTCTGTCTGGGCCCGTAATATGTTTAAATTTTCGCTAGTAGTACTTTTAGTATTTAGTGTTGCCATATCAATTAATGCTATAATATAA
- a CDS encoding class I SAM-dependent methyltransferase, giving the protein MADRGWQEYYQTTKNNPTSELLVRAASFVNEKDAALDLGAGALKDSKYLLSIGFNKVVAVDQETIPEELVKPLSKDRFEFVQSSFDKYNFPKDFFDLINAQFSLPFNPPETFHKVMKSIKNSLNTGGIFTGQLFGINDEWKKDEAMTFHTKEQALDYFSDMEILEFTEVDKQGRLSNGQSKHWHFYAVIVRKK; this is encoded by the coding sequence ATGGCTGATCGAGGTTGGCAAGAATATTATCAGACGACAAAAAATAACCCGACGTCTGAATTGTTAGTAAGAGCAGCGTCTTTTGTAAATGAAAAAGACGCTGCTTTAGATTTGGGAGCAGGAGCACTTAAGGATAGCAAATATTTACTATCAATCGGTTTTAATAAAGTCGTCGCTGTTGACCAAGAGACTATTCCTGAAGAATTAGTGAAGCCACTCTCTAAGGATCGTTTTGAGTTCGTGCAATCCAGTTTTGATAAATATAATTTTCCGAAAGATTTTTTCGATTTGATCAACGCACAATTTTCTTTGCCGTTCAACCCACCAGAAACTTTCCATAAAGTCATGAAATCAATAAAAAATTCTCTCAATACAGGCGGTATTTTTACTGGCCAATTGTTTGGTATAAATGACGAATGGAAGAAAGATGAAGCAATGACCTTTCATACAAAAGAGCAAGCCTTGGATTATTTTTCAGATATGGAAATTTTGGAATTTACTGAAGTCGATAAACAGGGCCGCTTGAGCAATGGCCAGTCGAAACATTGGCATTTTTATGCAGTTATCGTCAGAAAGAAATAG